In Novosphingobium sp. MMS21-SN21R, a single genomic region encodes these proteins:
- a CDS encoding glycoside-pentoside-hexuronide (GPH):cation symporter — protein MAQDRLTVIERLSYGMGDMGTSLAYNMASGFLLFYYTNIVGLPAAGVGTVFLVARLLDAVIDVCVGIAVDKTRTVRGRTRPYFLYTALPYALVTIALFHVPAWSQGAQLAYAFVTFKALGILMSLQAIPFTALMPMMTRNPDERLKLSGMRSVGTSISVVLGTAATLPLVGLFGGDNQQRGFQSVAILFAAIGFGCTVALYRNCKERYEDSAPRNFAIMPAVREMLRNKAWLVVFASCLLYFIRFGAMMSSTAYFAIEVLRKPWMISVMLPAVSGMLLLSSFVGPPILARTGLRKGCAYVLAVGALLFAALPLAEDNVPLFLTLYIAACLATSITITAAFAMIAATVDYHEWKYGARREGLLSAGISLSTKLGMALGTAGFAFLLGAVGYAPDNVSDTAREAIRWAYYGSAVVLLALQTIVVLLWPMDGLEETIRNDMSARQPGPAKA, from the coding sequence GTGGCTCAAGACCGACTGACCGTTATCGAACGCCTGAGCTATGGCATGGGCGACATGGGCACCAGCCTCGCCTACAACATGGCAAGCGGGTTCCTGCTGTTTTACTACACCAACATCGTCGGGCTCCCGGCGGCAGGCGTGGGGACGGTGTTCCTCGTCGCCCGCCTCCTGGATGCCGTGATCGATGTCTGCGTCGGCATCGCGGTAGACAAGACGCGCACCGTTAGAGGGCGCACGCGGCCCTATTTCCTCTACACCGCCCTGCCCTACGCCTTGGTCACCATCGCGCTGTTCCATGTGCCTGCGTGGAGCCAGGGCGCGCAGCTTGCCTATGCCTTCGTAACGTTCAAGGCGCTGGGCATTCTGATGTCACTGCAAGCAATTCCGTTCACAGCGCTCATGCCGATGATGACACGCAACCCGGACGAACGCCTGAAGCTGTCTGGCATGCGCTCGGTCGGTACGTCGATCTCTGTCGTACTCGGCACGGCTGCTACCTTGCCGCTGGTCGGCCTGTTCGGTGGTGACAATCAGCAACGCGGGTTCCAGTCTGTCGCCATCCTGTTTGCCGCTATCGGGTTTGGCTGCACGGTCGCGCTCTACCGCAATTGCAAGGAGCGGTACGAAGACAGCGCCCCGCGCAATTTCGCGATCATGCCCGCCGTGCGCGAAATGCTGCGCAACAAGGCCTGGCTAGTCGTCTTCGCATCCTGCCTGCTCTATTTCATCCGCTTTGGCGCGATGATGTCGTCCACCGCCTATTTCGCCATAGAGGTGTTGCGCAAGCCGTGGATGATTTCGGTCATGCTTCCGGCGGTATCGGGCATGCTGCTGCTGTCATCCTTCGTCGGTCCGCCAATCCTCGCCCGCACCGGCCTGCGCAAGGGCTGTGCTTACGTGTTGGCCGTTGGCGCGCTGCTGTTCGCGGCACTCCCACTGGCCGAAGATAATGTGCCGCTGTTCCTGACGCTCTATATCGCCGCCTGCCTGGCAACCTCGATCACGATCACCGCCGCCTTTGCGATGATTGCCGCAACGGTCGATTACCATGAATGGAAGTACGGCGCTCGCCGCGAAGGCCTGCTCTCCGCCGGGATCAGTTTGTCAACCAAGCTCGGCATGGCACTGGGCACGGCAGGGTTCGCCTTCCTGCTCGGCGCGGTTGGATATGCACCAGACAACGTCAGCGACACCGCGCGGGAGGCGATCCGCTGGGCCTACTATGGCAGCGCCGTCGTTCTGTTGGCTTTGCAGACGATTGTCGTTCTGCTTTGGCCGATGGACGGTCTCGAAGAAACCATTCGAAATGACATGTCCGCGCGCCAGCCCGGGCCTGCCAAGGCTTGA